The region ATTATATTGATAATCAAAAAGCTATTTTTTGATAAAAGCTTATAATTCGCTTTTTACAAACTATTGACATTTGGAATTTATATATTTAATTAATATATTTTTTTCTTAAAAGATAAAATTTCTCATATAAAGTTATATCTTATAAAGATAGTATATAATCACGTAAAAATTTAAATAATACAAAAAATAATAATAAGGAGTAATCTTGGCTAAAGAAGCTGGAGTAGTAAAATTTATTAGTGGCAAGGCGGTCGCTATCGATCAAAACGGAAATGAGAGAGAGCTAAAAGTAGGTGACATCCTTTATATGGGGGAGAGTATCAAGACAAGTGATGCCGCTGATAAAATAACAATTGTTTCAAATAATGGAAAAGAGATTACGATTGTAGGCAATGATACACTTGCTTTAAATCAAAGTACTATAGGTGCGGAAGGCTTGGCAGATGTTAGTGATTTGCAAAATGCTATTTTAAATGGTGGAGATTTAACAAAACTTGAAGAGACCGCAGCTGGTGGAAACACTGCTGCTGGTGGTGGAGATGGTGTTAGCCTAAGTGACGCTAAATTTGCTGAGGGTGGCCACTACTCAAACATTAATGCAACATATAGAAATTTAAGTGATACAAATAGAGCTTTTGCATCATACGATAGCCCAATAAGCGGATACAATGGTGGAGATGATACTATAATCCCAAGCGATCCTCTTGTAACTTTTATAAGCGATCTTAATAACGATGGTACTTTAAGTAGGGTTGAGCATGCACGCGATACAAATTTAAATACATCAAAAGTTCTTATTACAATTCCAAATGATGGCACAGTAAGGGCTGGAGATATACTAAATATCACTATAACTAAGCCAGATGGTAATACTGAAAATAAAACAATTCCTATCACTCCAACTATCATAAGCAATGGTTATCAGTTTGATGCACCAATACAGACTGGCAAAATTTCAAAAGTTGATGCAACTATTACAAATTTCCAAGGAAATGTTAGTGGTAGAAGTGAAGATAGCGTAACTTCAAGTGGCTTTAGTGCTCCAGAGGTTAAATTTACAGAAGATAACAGCCCTGATAATAATCTATTAACATATACTGAAAATGCTAAAGACGGCAAATTAAATGAAACTCCAGTCCTTATAACTGTAAAGGATGTGATTGTTGGAGATGTGCTTCACGTGACTTTGACAAAACCTGATGGCAAAACTGAGGTTAGAGATGTACCTATCGATCAAGACATAATAAATAATGGATATAAGATAGACAATATGCCAGTTGAACATAACGAGCCTTCAAAAGTAGAAGCTTTTGTATCAGATCGTACAAACACAATGAGAAGTGCAACTGCAAGTGACTCTACTACTCTTGATGTAAAACCGACTTTGAAATTTGATGAAGATCTAGACAACAATGGCTATTTATATGATCCAGAAAATAGTAAAGATAATGACTTTAGAAGCACAACAGTAGAGATAACTTTACCAAAAGATGTAGTTGTTGGTGATAAGATCGTTATAACTTATACTGATCCACTAACTAAGCAAGATACAACAAAAAAGATTTCTCTTACACAAGAGATGGTGGATAATCAAAAAGTGAATACATCTCTTCCAATATTTCCAGGTGTGAAGACTACTGCTAGTGTTCATGTGGTAGATAAAAACAATGTTCTAAAAAGTGAAGAGTCGGCTCCAGATAGTGTAGAGCCTATTGGTAGAAATTTAGAAATGACATTACCAGAAGAAAAGACTCTTCATGAAATTTCAAGACAAGAGAGTATGGATGAGCATGAAGTAAATGAGACAACAGCTCTTATAAGACTTCCGAATAAAATAGATAATGGTGACATAGTTACACTTACTATAAACGAGCCTACAAATGGCGTTTATACAAGAAATTTCACTATAAATATGAATGATAAAGGTGAGGTAACAAGTATAACAGAGATCGGCAATGGCGGACAAAATTTCCCATTGACAAAAGAGAGTTATAATCAATACTCATTTAAAGTACCAGGCTTTGATCTAAGAAATGGACAAGATACGACTATCAGAGCTAGCATCACAAACATGACACCAGGCAGACATACATCTATAAATGAGTCAGAAGTATCGGCTAGTTTAGAATATGTAAAAAAACCTGAAGTTATCTTTGGAGAGGCTAATGGCACTAGGAGTATGAGCAGAGAGCAAGCTATGAGTGATGGTGATCTTGATAGCACAACAGTTACCATCAAGCTTCCTAAAAATGCAGTAAGTGGAGATAAACTAACTGTAACTATAAAAGAGCCAAATGAAGCTACTGCTAGAGAAATAAAATACATTATTGGAAAAGATAATAATGGTAAGTTCTTTGTAAAAGATAGCGATGGCAATAAAATAGATACAGAAATAGATGGTAGAAGCTTTAAAATTTCTGGCATTAAAACAGCAACTGGTCTAGAAACTAAAGTAACAGCTGAGATAAAAGATAAAGATGGTATTCAGCATGCAGAAGATACAAGCACGGTTACTATCTCAAATATAAACGATATGGCAGTATATTTCAAAGAGGATGCTGACCGTAACGTATCTTTAACGAGAGCAGAGAGTAAGGACCCAGATGGTGACCTACACAAAACGACAGTGGTAGTAAAAGTGCCAAATAACGTTATAGCTGGTGATGTGGTAACTATAAAAATAGATAATGGCACTCCAAAAAAGTATAGTGTTATAAGTAATCTAAATGGAGAAATAAAGTTAGAACATGTAAAAGGCGATGGCACTAAAGAAACTATTACTACAAATTCCACAAAGAATAATGAGATAGAAATTCCTGGCGTAGAGATCATTGCTGGCAAGACCATCAATGTAACTACTGAGACTACCGATGCAAGCGGTGGTAAAAAAGCTGAAGCACAAAATCATAACACTCTTGAAACGCTTAATAATGATATGAAAATCACTTTTGATGAAGATAGTGATAATGATGGCATCTTATATAATGCTGAGGCAAATCGTGATCACAACGAAGACACAACAACAGCAACTATCAAGCTTCCTTCAAATTTTGTTTTAGGTGATAAATTAATAGTAGAGTCACATAACGAAGACACACCAAATAATAAAACAACTAAGACATACGAGATAAAAAAAGACAATAACGGCAAATTGATAGCCAAAAATGGTAGTGAAGAGCTTGATATTACCGATGATGCTGATGGCAATAAGGTGGTCAAATATACACTTGGCTTAACAGAAGATCATAAGACTATCATTAATGCCAAGGTTACTGATAATACTGGTGCTGATAAGGTTGAGACAAATAGCGATATTACGCTTGATGCTCAAGGTAGCGGATCTGGAACAGGCTTTAGGCTATTTATTGATGAGGATAAAGATAGAAACGGAGTTCTAAGTAGAGATGAAGCTATGAAGGATGGAAAATTAAATACCACTTCGGCAACACTTCAAATCCCAACCACTGTAAATAGTGGTGATGTTATAAAAGTCAAAGTAAATGGTGGAGTAGAACAAGAATATACTGTTGTTTCAAATGTCGGCAATCGCATTACTCTAAAATTTCCAGATAATCACACTGAATTACTTCCAACAGATAATAAGCTAAAAATTTCTAATGTTCATATCGATAAAGATAATCCAGCAGTGGTTAAAGCTACTATAAAAGATATTAATACAGGAAGTGAAGTAGTAAAAACAGCTAAAGCTACGCTTCAAGCGATAGACACAAAAGGTATAAAAGTCGAATTTGTTGAAGATAATGCAAGTAGAGACAATGTAATAGACAGAGATGAAGCTATTTTGGACAATGATAT is a window of Campylobacter concisus DNA encoding:
- a CDS encoding retention module-containing protein — its product is MAKEAGVVKFISGKAVAIDQNGNERELKVGDILYMGESIKTSDAADKITIVSNNGKEITIVGNDTLALNQSTIGAEGLADVSDLQNAILNGGDLTKLEETAAGGNTAAGGGDGVSLSDAKFAEGGHYSNINATYRNLSDTNRAFASYDSPISGYNGGDDTIIPSDPLVTFISDLNNDGTLSRVEHARDTNLNTSKVLITIPNDGTVRAGDILNITITKPDGNTENKTIPITPTIISNGYQFDAPIQTGKISKVDATITNFQGNVSGRSEDSVTSSGFSAPEVKFTEDNSPDNNLLTYTENAKDGKLNETPVLITVKDVIVGDVLHVTLTKPDGKTEVRDVPIDQDIINNGYKIDNMPVEHNEPSKVEAFVSDRTNTMRSATASDSTTLDVKPTLKFDEDLDNNGYLYDPENSKDNDFRSTTVEITLPKDVVVGDKIVITYTDPLTKQDTTKKISLTQEMVDNQKVNTSLPIFPGVKTTASVHVVDKNNVLKSEESAPDSVEPIGRNLEMTLPEEKTLHEISRQESMDEHEVNETTALIRLPNKIDNGDIVTLTINEPTNGVYTRNFTINMNDKGEVTSITEIGNGGQNFPLTKESYNQYSFKVPGFDLRNGQDTTIRASITNMTPGRHTSINESEVSASLEYVKKPEVIFGEANGTRSMSREQAMSDGDLDSTTVTIKLPKNAVSGDKLTVTIKEPNEATAREIKYIIGKDNNGKFFVKDSDGNKIDTEIDGRSFKISGIKTATGLETKVTAEIKDKDGIQHAEDTSTVTISNINDMAVYFKEDADRNVSLTRAESKDPDGDLHKTTVVVKVPNNVIAGDVVTIKIDNGTPKKYSVISNLNGEIKLEHVKGDGTKETITTNSTKNNEIEIPGVEIIAGKTINVTTETTDASGGKKAEAQNHNTLETLNNDMKITFDEDSDNDGILYNAEANRDHNEDTTTATIKLPSNFVLGDKLIVESHNEDTPNNKTTKTYEIKKDNNGKLIAKNGSEELDITDDADGNKVVKYTLGLTEDHKTIINAKVTDNTGADKVETNSDITLDAQGSGSGTGFRLFIDEDKDRNGVLSRDEAMKDGKLNTTSATLQIPTTVNSGDVIKVKVNGGVEQEYTVVSNVGNRITLKFPDNHTELLPTDNKLKISNVHIDKDNPAVVKATIKDINTGSEVVKTAKATLQAIDTKGIKVEFVEDNASRDNVIDRDEAILDNDIKKTIISVQVPHNVTNGDKVAVTIKEPQANGTTGSRTITYTVSKTANGKISLTDDSDRTHTPHELENNTIKIPGVAMLPGRYTSAEATITNGSETTTSSEAKAKLAPLSEAGLSVSIVADKNDNGIISRDESGSKISKVHVSIPGSVVAGDKIDVKITNPDGSTATNHYEVMKKDVNGKITLKNLDDGSQQTLDRDKPLDLNATIAVDKETKAEVTLTDTFGESKTVSDTAHAEIDAIRGIMFNKDIKTSENGERSTTVKVYLNEDARNGDTVEFKYTDPDNHHALTKTATHTLSAEDITKGVFEQSLDINARSAYDLEVKATLKTSDSDGLESKSYEPYKPLHIGVENYTVKFDASKDMKGGKGNDTLVFDGDKVNFNNISNLDSKVESFENLELKGKTEIKFNVQNILDITDNPDTVLKIKGGDVDANGNKITKVDLDHKWDRDSNYDASGFKGYSSIDQINGKTIHIQIDDKIHTDL